In Benincasa hispida cultivar B227 chromosome 8, ASM972705v1, whole genome shotgun sequence, the sequence aattagAGTTAATGAATGCATAATCCTCTTCTTCTGTATATTCTGTAATTTAAAGTTCtgtgataaaaaataaaaattgggaaCGATGCCCGCTTCTGCAcaaggaccttcaatggtttCCCTTCATCCTCAACTATTTCttgattgatatttatttacCGACATGCATTTTTCCATCTTGCCTCTTGATTTTTCTTGGATTTGGGTCCACATGTGAGCTATAGATCTTACTTAGGGCAACCCTCaatatatatgatgcatgagataTAATAACTAGCTCttctaaaaacaataaataattcttttgcaatattataaaattgatatCCTGCTTAGCTTTTCATAACAATAAGGGAAGCACTCATAACCAAAAATCCTTAAAGAGGGAGTAATCATGTTGTGAAAAGCTTCTCCAAAGGATTCATGCTATGAAGTATTGGTGAAGCTTCACCAAAGTCATTTCTCTCAATAACTTCTAGGGGAAAAGTGACGGGAGAAACTAAATTTTTTGCATTGCATCTATGGATAAGATAAACACGATTGTGATAAAGGCATCGTCCAAAATTACAAGACATGGAAGAATAAGAGAGCAAAAGTGAAACAAATATTGGATCATCAATAGGGTGACACTATGCACCACACTCCTATTTTATTGGGAAGTATATGGACCAAGTGATCTATGATCATTGACATCGATCTCCATTTGTCTTGTATATAGAGTAACTAGTCGATGAATGATAATGCTTAAGAAAAAagtctagatttttttaatacaataatcGTAGAATGATTCAAATCACAGATCTCTTAGTTGTTAATATATTCATATGTTAGTTGAGTTGGGTttgttttgaataaaattattttaagattgatttaaattttaattttcaaattataatctctctctctctctatatatataatctataaCAACTAAGTTTCatcaatctaaaattaaaagttatctCGATCTTTAATCTTCAATGAAGCAAGGAAAATGGTGAATTTGGGCAAAGAGTGTTAGCCCATAGCCCAATTATCTCTCTCGTAACCTAAAAAGCCCATCTCTCTTTCAATCCATTGCCAACTACCGAGACTCCATTATCCCTTCTTCCTTCTCCGCAACAACCCCCGCCGGCACACTCCCTCCGCCGCAGTCGGACGCCGGCACGCACGACTGCCCACCGCGTTCTTTTCCTCGTCGGCCCAGGTCTGCACTTTTGACTTCCGCTACCCTaaacttctctctctctcagtCGCTggttcttttcatttattttctctttttatttcttcGATTCAACCAATTCGAAAATAGGGTAAATTTGGAATCACGTCAAAATTTAtgcttttgaatgattaaaatcaATCGACAATATTTCTTCTTCTCAAATGATCAACTGATTGACATTACACTAGTCTAGCCACTTAAGCTTTTGAATTTAGGCTACATATTACAAAAACATGTTGCTACGCGATTATGTTTCTTTGAAATGGATTTCCTTTATTCCCCTTCCCCTCCACTTATATAGTTATTTTATCTGGTTATGTCTGGTAATTGTTATGATTCATACATGATACTGGAACTTGGATGTCAGGGTGCTCGAGTGGCATATGACCATAGAGTGTTTGTCAAAGGATGAGCAGCATGCAGATAACTGCTACACAGAATTCTATTTGTTCCAATAAATCAATATGCCTTGTTTCTAAATCAATATATCCATCATTCCATGCTAGTCAGTCACGAAGTGTTCTTGTGAATCTAAGTGCCAATGGATCTTCTTTCAAGCAGGGCCTACCAGTTTTGAAGTATAAACATCGGAGGGTTGGATTAAAACATCAGCATACACCAATTGTTTCCTTATTTGGTAGCAAGGGAAAGGACACTGGTGATGGGGTGAGAACATCTCTTAGTATATGTTTTTCTGATATAAACTAttagtaaattttatttttattatctgtCTCTTTGTTTTGCCTGTAGCACCTTGTTtagatttcttctttcttctttcttttctttatttatttttaaattgttatcTTGGAAGTGTATGAAGGATTGAAAATGTTTGTAATTTGGTTTCTAAGATTCTTTAAATGATTGAAGAATTGGTGGAACAAGAATCCTCTCTGAGTTTATAGTGTATAATATGCTTCTTGGAAACTAATGTGTGTCATTTTGTGTTCCACTAAGCAACGATGGATGGTCTTGGAGTACATTTTAACTGCTGGATTTTCACAAACTTGAGGAATTTAGCTTTGCATTGTTATTTCTGTCTTGTTTCTGATGAGTGTTGAATATTCATCAATGCATTTACGTTGCAAAACTCAGCAattgcagttttttttttcatcaactcATTAACTTTTCATGTTTGATCATACTTTTCTGATTCTCATACTCTTGATTTTTATGATATCGGGGGAAAACTCATGAATTCTCATAATTGTAGCTAGTTTTGTAAGCACGGTAGAACATCTAAAACTTTCAAATGGGTCAAGATATGTTCCACGTGATTAAGGTTACCCCTTATGAAGATTGGAATATATAACAAGAAAATGTGTTTGGTATGATATCAACCATCTTTTTCACTATTTATTTCATGAATGTTCCTGATGCCAGAAATTGTTACTGTTCATTCACCTTTCCTGAAGGGGAACAATTCAGTTTTTTTTCCCTccctaattttgttttttggttcAAGGTCCTTGATATTCGATACCCAACGGAAGGAGGATTTGGAGCATCTATCCACTTTATCATAACTTTTGGAGTTtgataagttgcttgagatatcTGTTAATCTAGATATAGTAATAGTACTTTGTTTCTAGCAGGGTTCTCCATGGAAAGCTTTCGACCAAGttgttgaaaattttaagaagGGACGATCAGTAGAAGATGTATTGCGACAGCAAATTGAAAAGAAAGAGTTCtatgatggtggaaatggtggCAAAAGACCTCCAAGTGGTGGCGGTGGCAGTGGCAGCGGGGATAGCTCTAGTGGATCTGAGGATGATAGCCTTGCAGGAATTTTGGACGAAACACTGCAAGTGGTTCTGGCAACTCTCGGCTTTATTTTCTTGGTAATAATCGTTTTCTATTGGAAACAGGGCATGTCAATCAGTTTTAAGAAATTACAACTACCCGAAGAGAAAGTAGAGGAATTCACTGTCCCAAgtttatttaaattacaaaaaggtCTCTTGAGTTGGCTTAGTAGTAAAACATAGAGTATATATTTCAATGTAGTACTGGTAACAAGAAGATTTCCTAGTCTAGATATTCATGGATAACTACTAGAGCTACTGTTCTGTCTCCATAAGGCATTTGTTGAAGAAAATAACTGACGTTACCTGGGTGGTTTAGGTAAAATGATTATGATAAGGGAAAAGTCTAGAGATTTTTCTTTCACATATTCAGTATCAGTAAAGTCAAACTTTAGGTGTGAAGCAACAAAGTCGGCCTCCACAAAATTTGATGGTAATGCTGTTAAAAACGAgactttttcccttttttctccCACTGTTGGTCAAGctaagagaaaatacaatatccATAACTCATAAAGCTGTAGAGTAGAGATTGTGTACCATgatatttacctttttctagCTCGCTTAAGTGCTGTAGCTTGCAGTGCATGAGAATCATGTTGCTTTGAATACATATCTTGATGTTGAATCCTTACCTACTAAATGaggaaattttcaaaacatttgGATTTTGGGTTGTGTACTTTTGATTATGTAACATGGGAGACTGAACCTTCGATTTCTAGGGGGGAAGATCATGTAGATTACTGatgaattaaactcactttggTTTAGTTGCAAGTTACAAAGCTGGGCTTATGTCTTCTTGTTTGAATGTTTGTGGTGGGCAGTATATTTACATCATCAATGGGGAAGAGCTAGCGCGATTAGCGAAGGATTACATAAAGTATCTATTTGGAGGAAGCAAGAGTGTCCGTTTGAGGCGATCAATGTACCAATGGGGAAGGTTTTACCAAAAACTTACTGAAAAGAAGCAATATGATGAATATTGGCTGGAGAAAGCTATTCTTAACACTCCAACTTGGTGGGATCATCCTGATAACTACAGGCGTACTGTAATGGCTCATATAGAATCCCAGCATCAGAAAGAGAATTTTGCATCAGATGATTATGGGGAAGTTGATAAGCCAAATTCTGATGATGAGGAAATCTGAGTCCCCCTTCGCTTTTTAACCAACCTGATCTTTTTCTGCTGACAATTTTGTTTTCTGAAATgctaaatttgatattttatgttATGGGATCTTGGTGTAATGATGTACAGAACATGATATTTTGCCACTTTTTGAAAATGTTCTTAGTTATGTAATCTCGAAATATTTCTTGGTGCTGGAAGTTCAAGATTAGttccaaaaaaataatagaatttaGTCCCATTGATCCTAATTACGAGCAGCAAGGAGTAGAGTTGTATAGTCTCCGATGTTTAGAGTTGTAAAgcataaaattgatttttttaattgtggAGCTCACTAATTCTCTTAACTCTAATTTCGTGGGCCAAATACCTTCCTAAATATGATAGGGGAATTATTAATGATTCAATctcttttcaaaattcattttcgcaaacttttttatatttttgtatataAGATTTACTGGATTTTTTGGAATAAAGATACCCTTGAGTGTGGTGGACGGCTGTAGAGAGGATGTggcattagaaaaaaaattccaaagcactcttaatgaaggagatagaaaatgtatttattgttcaaattttattttttttttgtttatttggagagagaaaatgtatttatttattaagattttattatttttgtttaattggagagagaaaatgtatttacaatatataaattagagTTTGAGAGTTTTACTCAATGGCTGACATAGACTTAATGTTCGACATATATcatagtaataaaaaatatcaacaaatcaaaaatttggaccaatcacaaactGACACGTCATTCATTagattaatgacgaaattccaaatcttcaaatttgggaccaactAGGAggtgacatgtgtcccaaatgtGTGAtcgttgaatcagataagattaatttgacctaatttgatattattatttgggttaaaagtccaattgagcccaaaaataggcttaatttgacccaaatgtcaaataaggcccaaatccaattagttgGGCCCAATAGGCCAagtccatggaccaaccaagcctaaATCCATAAAGCCCACATGagaattctataaatagagagtATTTCCTCATTTGTGGGGGGTCAGCAATTCAGGAGCTTatagggaattctctacaatcaaaaGACTCCTTGACTCTTGAAGTTGACCacacctgaagactgaagtccttcgaagatacaagcattctgaagactaaagtcctttgaagatgcaagcattctgaagactaaaatcctttgaagatgcaagcattctgaagactgaagtcctttgaagatacaagccttctgaagactgaagtccttcgaagatacaaaccttctgaagactgaagtcctttaaagatacaagcaattctacattcagagagcccagAAAGAATTCATCAAtaagcagaagactcccaagacttctgaagctgcacttctagaagacagaagaccattgaagacacaaacactcttccaagacttctacttcaagaacattcggtgcttttcttcttcaagtcaagcacatccacccaACCAGAGataatcagaggatcaagtactagagatcgaaccacatcacatcaaatcaacctcaacatcaacaccaactcaagttcaactccatgaaacaagtttctctggaagtctcgtgcgaacactaatcctccaagaagatcaaaaagctcgaaggccgatcatctaagaagatcaacaagcccaaaagtcgatcgttcaagaagatcaacaagcccaaaggccgatcgtccaagaagatcataaaGCCTAAaggttgatcatccaagaagatcatcaagcccaaaagtcgatcatctaagaagatcaacaaacctaaaggccgatcatctaagaaggtcaacaagcccaaaggctgatcacccaagaagataaaaaagctcaaaggtcgatcgttcaagaagatcaaccagcttaaagattataatttattttgaaagcatcaacatactatgtattagagattgtactcactttccacaaaattaatacaaatacaaattcaagttccacgaaataaatttctcttgaaatctcgtgcgaacaaattgacTGGGACCTCcatacctctcatctctctctcgtcatcCAAGTCAACAAATCTACAAATAGCacaaagaaagttgcatccaaagcTACTATCGCAAGCAACACTTACATAAGCTCTGTCACCACGGA encodes:
- the LOC120083861 gene encoding uncharacterized protein LOC120083861, producing the protein MSSMQITATQNSICSNKSICLVSKSIYPSFHASQSRSVLVNLSANGSSFKQGLPVLKYKHRRVGLKHQHTPIVSLFGSKGKDTGDGGSPWKAFDQVVENFKKGRSVEDVLRQQIEKKEFYDGGNGGKRPPSGGGGSGSGDSSSGSEDDSLAGILDETLQVVLATLGFIFLYIYIINGEELARLAKDYIKYLFGGSKSVRLRRSMYQWGRFYQKLTEKKQYDEYWLEKAILNTPTWWDHPDNYRRTVMAHIESQHQKENFASDDYGEVDKPNSDDEEI